In one Vanessa tameamea isolate UH-Manoa-2023 chromosome 10, ilVanTame1 primary haplotype, whole genome shotgun sequence genomic region, the following are encoded:
- the LOC113399813 gene encoding uncharacterized protein LOC113399813, with product MDKYLRPDRLDIDPSNSSAAKHWEHWKRTFESFLSASDFSHMSEKVLTSYKKLDLLINHVSSNIYTYISECSTYETAIAILDKIFIKPKNIIFARHALATRKQQIEESIDNYLQALKQLAKDCDFKNVDAETNRNDNIRDAFISGIQSNKIRQRLLENLDLSLDDAYNQALSLEGAEISSQQYNISVNAIENNKSRDNSMFVRPESSEYDSRKSSSEATNYKRKCFFCGDRIHIRKNCPALDVTCQMCGKKGHFANVCRSKICNNAATIKQFESSACIVAASPSSLKKATLPAYIKGIRAHALIDTGSSVSFINDNFFKLCGLKKLPSNQTISMASTNFTSLVDGKTIVSAKIGNHDYDDLNLLIVKNLCADLIIGHDILEKHSFLEFSFGGPKEPIIVCNVAEASIPAVPLFANISADCKPIAIKSRRFSQDDKQFIIQEIRKLLAEGIIEESSSPWRAQVLITKNENHKKRLVIDYSQTINKYTQLDAYPLPNIEEMISQVSKYFFFSTIDLQNAYHQIPILAKEKQYTAFEADGNLYQFRRIPFGVTNGVSSFQRIIDWVLKEEKLKDTFAYLDDITVCGKTLTEHNENLENFLAAARKYCLTINKDKSKFSQTTINILGYNIKDQVIRPDADRLRPLTSLPPPNDLPSQRRIVGMFAHYSRWIPNFSERIHAISHNKIFPFSEELVQRFQSLKSDIIKSAVYAIDYSLPLTVETDASDHSIAAVLSQDGRPVAFFSKTLNLTEQNHSAIEKEAYAIVEALKKWKHYLIELKTKKIQRWRLELAPFKYDIIYRPGKQNDIADALSRICSSAQVQHTKLISLHEALCHPGVTRMAHWIKTKNLPYTIEEIRNMIKSCRVCSEIKPNYVRNPIPRLNLIKATAPFERLSLDFKGPIPSNTKNKYILTIIDEFSRFPFAFPCADISSKTVIKNLNEIFLTFGMPSFIHSDRGTAFMSSDLKEFLYNRGIATSRTTPYNPRGNGQVERLNATLWKAVQLALRSKNMSIENWELALPQALHSIRSLLCTATNCTPHERMFTHTRKSANGVSVPSWLINSEHALMRKCNRTNKYQPLVEEVELIHVNPNYSHIRLSDGRETTVSNRNLAPLGQSQREFDVLSENEVPIDEEQNSPREDNTSDSNYESTEELPPEGNRSNSMEEEATLRRSNREHRLPTRLQDYVLN from the exons ATGGATAAATACTTGAGACCTGATCGCTTAGATATTGATCCCTCCAATAGTTCTGCAGCGAAACATTGGGAACATTGGAAAAGGACATTCGAGAGTTTTCTATCGGCTTCTGATTTTTCTCACATGTCAGAAAAAGTACTGACTTCTtataaaaaacttgatttacttataaatcatgtatcttctaatatatatacatacatcagtGAATGTTCCACGTATGAAACAGCAATAGctatattggataaaatatttataaaacccaaaaatataatttttgcaagACATGCTCTAGCAACAAGAAAACAACAAATTGAAGAGTCGATAGACAATTATTTACAGGCATTAAAACAATTAGCAAAAGactgtgattttaaaaatgttgatgcAGAAACAAATAGAAACGATAACATACGCGATGCATTTATTTCTGGAAtacaatctaataaaataagacaacgTCTCCTTGAAAATTTAGACTTATCACTCGATGACGCTTACAATCAAGCCTTGTCTCTAGAGGGAGCAGAAATTAGTTCTCAGCAGTATAATATCAGCGTTAatgctattgaaaataataaatctagagATAATAGTATGTTTGTACGACCAGAATCATCTGAATATGATAGTAGAAAAAGTTCTTCAGaagcaactaattataaacGGAAATGCTTTTTTTGTGGTGACCGTATTCATATTCGCAAAAATTGCCCTGCACTAGATGTAACTTGCCAAATGTGTGGTAAGAAAGGCCACTTTGCTAACGTTTGTCgcagtaaaatatgtaataatgcgGCAACAATTAAACAATTCGAATCATCTGCATGCATAGTAGCTGCTTCTCCAAGCTCGTTAAAAAAAGCAACGTTGCCTGCCTACATAAAGGGAATTCGAGCACACGCGTTAATTGATACTGGAAGCTCAGTGagctttattaatgataatttttttaagctttgCGGATTAAAGAAATTGCCTAGTAATCAAACTATTTCTATGGCATCGACTAATTTCACATCACTAGTTGATGGAAAAACTATTGTATCAGCAAAAATAGGAAATCACGATTACGAtgacttaaatttattgattgtaaaaaacCTTTGTGCTGATTTAATTATAGGTCACGATATACtggaaaaacattcatttttagaattttcttttggaGGGCCTAAAGAGCCGATAATAGTTTGTAATGTAGCAGAAGCGTCAATTCCTGCCGTTcctttatttgcaaatatatctGCCGACTGTAAGCCGATAGCAATAAAGTCTCGCCGATTTAGTCAAGAtgacaaacaatttattattcaagaaaTTAGAAAGCTTTTAGCTGAGGGTATAATTGAAGAGAGTTCTTCGCCCTGGCGAGCTCAGgtcttaataacaaaaaatgaaaatcataaaaaacgtCTTGTTATAGACTAttcacaaacaataaataaatatacgcaaTTAGATGCATATCCGCTTCCTAATATAGAAGAAATGATTTCTCaagtatcgaaatattttttctttagcaCAATAGATTTACAGAATGCCTATCACCAAATACCGATACTtgctaaagaaaaacaatatacagcTTTCGAAGCAGATGGAAATCTGTATCAATTTCGACGTATTCCCTTTGGAGTTACTAATGGCGTTTCCAGCTTTCAAAGAATCATTGACTGGgtgttaaaagaagaaaaactcAAAGATACATTTGCCTACTTAGATGACATTACTGTTTGTGGTAAGACATTAACCGaacataatgaaaatttagaaaatttttTAGCTGCAGCTAGAAAGTATTGTCTCACTATTAACAAGGATAAAAGCAAATTCTCTCAaacaacgataaatattttaggatataatattaaagatcaagTTATAAGACCCGATGCTGATCGCCTTCGACCTCTAACGTCTTTACCACCACCAAACGATTTACCATCCCAACGTCGGATCGTTGGAATGTTTGCACATTACAGTCGATGGATACCTAATTTCTCTGAAAGAATTCATGCTAtatctcataataaaatatttccattttctgAAGAATTAGTACAAagatttcaatcattaaaatcagaCATAATTAAATCAGCTGTGTATGCAATTGATTATAGTCTTCCACTTACTGTCGAGACCGATGCCTCTGACCATTCTATTGCTGCTGTTTTATCTCAAGATGGTCGACCTGTCGCATTcttttctaaaacattaaatctaacAGAACAAAATCATTCAGCCATTGAGAAAGAAGCTTATGCCATAGtagaagctttaaaaaaatggaaacattaTCTTATTG aattaaaaacgaaaaaaatacagAGATGGCGTTTAGAACTGGCACCATTtaagtacgatataatttacagGCCAGGTAAGCAAAATGACATTGCAGATGCATTATCACGTATTTGTTCCTCAGCTCAAGTACAACacacaaaattgatttcattacaTGAAGCTTTATGTCATCCTGGAGTTACAAGAATGGCTCATTGGATTAAAACAAAGAATCTACCATACACTATAGAAGAAATAAGAAACATGATAAAATCTTGTCGTGTTTGTTCAGAAATAAAGCCTAATTACGTACGGAATCCTATTCCTAGACTTAACTTAATTAAAGCAACAGCTCCATTTGAAAGATTAAGTCTAGACTTCAAAGGACCAATTCCAAGCAATACGAAGaacaaatatatactaacaATAATTGATGAATTTTCGCGTTTCCCATTTGCATTTCCATGTGCCGATATCTCTTcaaaaacagttattaaaaatctaaacgaaatatttcttacattcggTATGCCATCATTCATACATTCTGATCGTGGTACAGCATTCATGTCTTCTGATTTAaaagaatttctttataatcGTGGCATTGCAACGAGTCGAACTACACCATACAATCCGCGAGGTAATGGTCAAGTAGAACGCCTTAATGCTACTTTATGGAAAGCTGTACAATTAGCATTACGTTCGAAAAACATGTCTATTGAGAATTGGGAACTCGCCCTGCCTCAAGCATTACATTCTATCCGCTCTCTTCTCTGTACTGCTACAAATTGCACGCCACACGAAAGAATGTTCACACACACAAGAAAATCAGCAAACGGTGTATCAGTACCTAGTTGGTTGATAAATTCGGAGCATGCACTTATGCGAAAATGCAATCGCACTAATAAATATCAACCACTAGTTGAAGAGGTGGAATTAATACACGTTAATCCAAATTATTCCCACATACGTTTATCGGATGGTAGAGAAACTACCGTTTCAAATCGTAATTTAGCACCTTTAGGCCAAAGTCAAAGAGAATTTGATGTTTTAAGTGAAAATGAGGTACCGATTGATGAAGAACAAAATTCACCAAGGGAAGATAATACATCAGATTCTAATTATGAATCCACCGAAGAGCTGCCACCTGAAGGAAATCGATCCAATTCTATGGAAGAGGAAGCAACTTTGCGTAGATCAAATAGAGAGCACAGACTTCCTACACGACTGCAAgactatgttttaaattaa
- the LOC135193461 gene encoding uncharacterized protein LOC135193461, which produces MSQEDSVDTTHSFSQGTMSRYLRPDRFDIEPNSSNSDLKWTHWRFTFTNFLSEEISTNTPDSMKLMLLVNHLAPTIFSYIRDCKFYEDAIKLLDSIYIKPRNEVLARHILITRKQRPEETICEYSRALKLLAHDCIFRNVTAEEHEQQTIRGAFIAGISSQKIRERLLENITITMDEALNKAISLETAEKNSEIIAGNTNSSQLNAFSNNINDFNQNVSVSTTQRRRCFFCGGNIHQRIKCPAFKVTCQLCSKQGHFAKVCRSGNQQTVNVLTTDTSLHYSHESFLAASPSSLQNATVPIFINNIRADALIDTGSSVSFINKKLVQIMNLKIKPCKQIITLASLTHVSFVEGMCHATVKLQHHIYQQRQLLIVNNLCADIIIGHDILKDHSKLEFKFGGNREPLKICNVMNASVPPVSLFTNLSSDIKPVAVKSRRYSKEDSDFINTEISKLLADGVIEPSVSPWRAQVLVAGGGIHRKRLVVDYSQTINRFTLLDAYPLPNIENVVSEVAKYNYFSQIDLKSAYHQIPILEKEKLFTAFEASGNLYQFTRIPFGVTNGVAAFQRALHFIIKTEHLKGTFCYLDDVTVCGMDKGDHDHNLNCFMAAVKKYNLTLNEQKSTFGVNSINLLGYNIKDNTVKPDSNRLKPLLDLPPPTNNSELKRTLGLFAHYAKWINNFSKKIKPLIGIKSFPIDDTAKTCFVSLKSEIEKSTLAVIDDNDILTVETDASEFAIAASLSQKGRPIAFFSRTLSDSEQRQSSIEKEACAIVESLRKWRHYLIENEKLERWRLELSCFKYDIIYRPGKENTVADALSRVCAHMNVDKLRELHNSLCHPGIVRMMHWVRMKNLPYSVNDIKSLIQSCQICAEIKPRFMKSKGQLIKATAPFERLNIDFKGPLPSNTPNKYLLTIIDEFSRFPFAYACKEITTATVIRCLKDLFYTFGTPLYIHSDRGSAFISKEFTEFLSSLGIACSRTTPYNPRGNGQVERLNGTLWKTLQLALRTREMPIESWEQFLPMSLHTIRSLLCIPINTTPHERLFNHPRRSPHGESLPSWLIPGPVLMKKNIRNKNDPYVEEVELLQSNPYYSFVKHKNGRESTVSNRNLAPLPTPIEQYIDQNLEEQLNNSTTKRQQEQEEIVDVFYDSEDRNINAEHIDVQEMQSVTPSTSEDQHLRRSERTRRTPYYLKDYSCVLENVRGGE; this is translated from the exons atgtcTCAAGAGGATTCTGTCGATACTACACATTCATTTTCACAAGGCACAATGTCTCGCTATCTCCGACCTGACAGATTTGACATAGAACCGAATTCTAGCAATTCGGACTTAAAATGGACTCATTGGcgatttacatttacaaattttttatcAGAAGAAATCTCCACTAATACTCCTGACTCTATGAAACTGATGTTGTTGGTAAATCATTTAGCTCCaacaattttttcatatattcgtGATTGTAAATTTTACGAAGATGCTATTAAATTACTTGATAGTATCTACATAAAACCTAGAAACGAAGTTCTAGCACGGCACATACTAATTACAAGAAAACAGCGACCGGAAGAAACAATTTGCGAATATTCACGAGCTTTGAAACTCTTGGCTCATGACTGTATCTTCCGAAATGTTACTGCCGAAGAACACGAACAACAAACGATTAGAGGAGCATTTATTGCAGGTATAAGTTCTCAGAAAATTCGAGAGCgtcttttagaaaatattacaattactatGGATGAAGCTTTAAATAAAGCTATATCATTAGAAACGGCAGAAAAAAATTCAGAAATAATTGCTGGTAACACAAATTCTTCGCAACTAAAtgcattttctaataatataaatgattttaatcaaaatgtgTCTGTATCTACTACACAACGGAGACGCTGTTTCTTTTGCGGTGGCAACATACATCAAAGAATAAAATGTCCTGCTTTTAAAGTCACATGTCAACTGTGTTCTAAACAAGGCCATTTTGCTAAGGTTTGTCGAAGCGGTAATCAACAAACTGTAAATGTTCTTACTACAGACACATCCTTACATTATTCACATGAAAGTTTCTTAGCTGCATCGCCTAGTAGCTTACAAAATGCTACCgtacctatttttataaataatatacgcgCTGATGCCTTGATAGATACAGGAAGCTCCGTCAGTTTTATCAATAAGAAATTAgtacaaataatgaatttaaaaataaaaccttgtaaACAGATAATTACTTTAGCATCGTTGACTCATGTATCCTTCGTAGAAGGAATGTGCCATGCTACAGTTAAGTTACAACATCATATTTATCAACAACGTCAACTTCTAATAGTTAACAATCTTTGTGCAGATATCATTATTGGCCATGACATACTAAAAGATCATTCgaaattggaatttaaatttggagGTAACAGAGagcctttaaaaatatgtaacgttATGAATGCATCTGTGCCACCAGTGTCTTTATTTACTAACTTATCATCTGATATTAAGCCTGTGGCGGTAAAATCTAGACGATATAGTAAAGAAGATagcgattttattaatactgaaatTTCGAAGCTTTTAGCAGACGGAGTTATTGAACCCAGCGTTTCACCTTGGCGTGCCCAAGTCCTTGTTGCTGGAGGAGGAATTCACAGAAAACGCTTGGTAGTAGACTATTCGCAAACTATTAACAGATTTACATTGTTAGATGCATACCCTTTAccaaatatagaaaatgtagTATCTGAagttgcaaaatataattatttcagtcaaatagatttaaaaagtgCCTACCATCAAATCCCaatattagaaaaagaaaaattgtttaCTGCTTTTGAAGCTTCTGGCAATCTATATCAATTTACTAGAATACCGTTTGGAGTTACAAATGGAGTAGCAGCATTCCAGCgagctttacattttataattaaaacagaacaTTTGAAAGGTACATTTTGCTATTTAGATGATGTTACAGTTTGTGGAATGGATAAAGGTGATCATGATCAcaacttaaattgttttatggCTGCTgtgaaaaagtataatttaacctTAAATGAACAAAAATCTACATTTGGTGTCAATTCTATTAATCTGCTTGGatacaatattaaagataatactgTCAAGCCTGACTCTAATAGATTAAAACCATTATTAGACCTGCCACCCCCAACGAATAACAGTGAATTAAAACGAACACTTGGTTTATTCGCTCACTATGCAAAATGGatcaataatttttcaaaaaaaataaaaccattgatTGGCATTAAATCTTTTCCAATTGATGATACTGCAAAAACTTGCTTTGTATCATTAAAATCAGAAATAGAAAAATCAACTTTAGCCGTTATTGATGATAATGATATTCTTACTGTTGAGACTGATGCATCAGAATTTGCGATTGCTGCGTCGCTATCTCAAAAGGGGCGACCTATAGCTTTTTTTTCTAGAACACTTTCAGATTCAGAGCAACGCCAATCTTCAATCGAAAAAGAAGCATGCGCTATTGTAGAGAGTCTTCGCAAATGGCgtcattatttaattg aaaatgagaagCTTGAACGATGGCGTCTCGAAttatcttgttttaaatatgacataatttatCGTCCGGGTAAAGAAAACACAGTTGCTGATGCTTTATCAAGAGTGTGTGCTCATATGAATGTCGATAAATTACGTGAACTGCATAATTCCCTCTGTCACCCTGGCATTGTAAGAATGATGCATTGGGTTCGCATGAAAAACTTACCGTATTCGGTGAATGATATAAAATCTCTTATACAGTCTTGCCAAATATGTGCAGAAATTAAACCTCGGTTTATGAAATCTAAAGGTCAATTAATAAAAGCAACAGCACCTTTTGAGCGATTAAACATTGACTTTAAAGGACCTTTACCATCGAATACtccaaataagtatttattaacaataatcgaCGAATTCAGTAGATTTCCTTTTGCATATGCCTGTAAGGAAATAACAACTGCAACTGTTATAAGatgtttaaaagatttattttacacttttggAACACCGCTTTATATTCATAGTGATAGAGGATCTGCTTTTATTTCTAAAGAGTTTACAGAATTTCTAAGTTCCTTGGGGATTGCATGTAGCAGAACAACGCCTTATAATCCACGTGGAAATGGTCAAGTCGAGCGTCTCAATGGTACTTTGTGGAAGACATTACAACTTGCTCTTCGCACAAGAGAAATGCCAATTGAAAGCTGGGAGCAATTTCTACCAATGTCCTTACATACAATTCGTTCACTTCTTTGTATACCAATTAATACAACTCCACACGAACGACTATTTAATCATCCTCGTAGATCACCTCATGGAGAATCGTTACCCTCTTGGTTAATTCCTGGACCTgtgctaatgaaaaaaaatatacgcaatAAAAACGATCCATATGTTGAAGAAGTTGAACTATTACAAAGTAACCCCTATTACTCTTTTGTGAAACATAAAAATGGGCGGGAATCAACAGTTTCAAATCGCAACTTAGCTCCACTCCCCACTCCAATAGAACAATACATAGATCAAAATTTAgaagaacaattaaataattcgacTACAAAAAGACAGCAAGAACAAGAAGAGATCGTAGATGTTTTTTATGACTCAGAAGACCGAAATATAAATGCAGAGCATATTGATGTTCAGGAGATGCAATCTGTGACGCCGAGTACGTCTGAGGATCAACATCTTAGGAGATCCGAAAGGACAAGACGAActccatattatttaaaagattatagcTGCGTGTTAGAAAATGTTAGAGGGGGTGAATGA